One stretch of Bosea vaviloviae DNA includes these proteins:
- a CDS encoding regulatory protein RecX, protein MAGEASGVPREKRQVDKRHERKPPRRITPDYLQRAAMHYLERYAAPAAQLRRVLERKVVLSCRHHGDEPGRFSSLLDEVVARCVASGLVDDRRFAEARAASLRRRGQSTRAVAAKLTAKGVTRDLAAEASAVEPDDELAAARIAAKRKRIGPWRRPDRPFERQKEIAALARAGFSMTIARTVIDDGGG, encoded by the coding sequence GTGGCGGGTGAAGCTTCGGGCGTGCCGCGCGAGAAGCGGCAGGTCGACAAGCGGCATGAGCGCAAGCCACCACGTCGCATCACCCCCGACTATCTGCAGCGCGCCGCCATGCATTATCTCGAACGCTATGCGGCGCCCGCAGCGCAGCTTCGCCGCGTGCTGGAGCGCAAGGTCGTGCTGAGCTGCCGCCACCACGGCGACGAGCCCGGCCGGTTCTCAAGCTTGCTCGATGAAGTGGTGGCGCGCTGCGTCGCCTCCGGACTGGTCGATGACCGTCGTTTCGCCGAGGCGCGCGCGGCGAGCTTGCGCCGGCGAGGCCAGTCCACGCGGGCGGTGGCGGCGAAGCTGACGGCAAAGGGCGTGACGCGTGATCTCGCGGCCGAGGCAAGTGCCGTTGAGCCGGATGACGAATTGGCCGCGGCGCGCATCGCCGCGAAACGCAAGCGGATCGGCCCCTGGCGACGCCCCGACCGCCCTTTCGAGCGGCAGAAGGAAATCGCAGCGCTGGCCCGCGCCGGTTTCTCGATGACGATCGCCCGCACCGTGATCGACGATGGCGGTGGTTGA
- the hflX gene encoding GTPase HflX: MAGRDGADEIEKTVKPLDEIERDIAANTRAYVVGPYSQRRGGAGSADTNQRSFAARLDEAVGLAAAIDLTVIEPIQVLLTAFRPATYLGKGKVEELAERIKIEEIGLVVMDCGLSPVQQRNLEKAFGCKVIDRTGLILEIFGRRARTREGTLQVELAHLNYQKSRLVRSWTHLERQRGGFGFLGGPGETQIEADRRIIQERMTKIERDLESVKRTRSLHRVSRKRVPYPVVALVGYTNAGKSTLFNRLTSAEVLAQDMLFATLDPTARAIKLPHGARIMLSDTVGFISDLPTQLVAAFRATLEDAIEADVLLHIRDMAHEDTQAQAADVQGILRDLGIDPDDGQRVVEVWNKSDLLDGSERERQLGLVTLKPEASRPVLVSALTGDGVARLTDAIETRIARSRPVYRLVLAPGDGKSLAWLHANGEILERADAEDGALSLTVRLPPEREGAFGARFPEAERQN, from the coding sequence ATGGCCGGTCGCGACGGGGCAGACGAGATCGAAAAGACCGTCAAGCCGCTTGACGAGATCGAACGCGATATCGCTGCCAATACACGCGCCTATGTCGTCGGCCCGTATTCGCAGCGCCGCGGCGGCGCGGGCAGCGCTGACACGAATCAGCGCTCCTTCGCGGCACGGCTCGATGAGGCCGTCGGCCTCGCCGCCGCCATCGACCTGACCGTCATCGAGCCGATCCAGGTTCTGCTCACGGCGTTTCGTCCTGCGACCTATCTCGGCAAGGGCAAGGTCGAGGAGCTGGCCGAGCGCATCAAGATCGAGGAAATCGGCCTCGTCGTGATGGATTGCGGGTTGTCGCCGGTGCAGCAGCGCAATCTCGAGAAAGCTTTCGGCTGCAAGGTGATCGACCGCACCGGCCTGATCCTCGAGATCTTCGGTCGGCGGGCGCGCACACGTGAAGGCACGCTGCAGGTCGAGCTTGCACATCTCAACTACCAGAAGAGCCGACTGGTGCGGTCCTGGACCCATCTCGAGCGCCAGCGCGGCGGCTTCGGCTTCCTCGGCGGCCCCGGCGAGACGCAGATCGAGGCGGACCGGCGCATCATCCAGGAGCGCATGACCAAGATCGAGCGCGATCTCGAGAGCGTGAAACGGACGCGCTCGCTCCATCGCGTCAGCCGTAAACGTGTGCCTTATCCTGTGGTTGCGTTAGTCGGTTATACCAATGCTGGAAAATCGACGCTGTTCAACCGGCTGACCTCGGCCGAGGTGCTGGCGCAGGACATGCTGTTTGCCACGCTGGACCCGACCGCACGCGCGATCAAGCTGCCGCACGGCGCGCGGATCATGCTCTCGGACACGGTCGGCTTCATCTCGGACCTGCCGACGCAGCTCGTCGCGGCCTTCCGCGCGACGCTGGAAGATGCAATCGAGGCCGATGTGCTGCTGCATATCCGCGATATGGCGCATGAGGACACGCAGGCGCAGGCGGCCGACGTGCAAGGCATCCTGCGCGATCTCGGCATCGATCCCGATGACGGCCAGCGTGTGGTCGAGGTCTGGAACAAGTCGGACCTGCTCGATGGGTCGGAACGCGAGCGCCAGCTTGGCCTCGTCACGTTGAAGCCCGAGGCCTCGCGGCCGGTGCTGGTCTCGGCGCTGACCGGCGATGGCGTTGCCCGGCTGACGGATGCGATCGAAACGCGCATTGCCAGGAGCCGACCGGTCTATCGGCTGGTGCTGGCGCCCGGCGACGGCAAATCGCTTGCCTGGCTGCACGCCAATGGTGAAATCCTGGAGCGGGCGGATGCCGAGGACGGGGCGCTGAGCCTCACCGTGCGGCTGCCGCCGGAGCGGGAAGGGGCCTTTGGCGCGCGGTTCCCGGAGGCGGAACGGCAAAATTGA
- a CDS encoding tripartite tricarboxylate transporter permease, whose product MELFDNLLMGLQTALELNNLGLCLIGVVIGTAIGVLPGIGPIPTIALLLPFTFGLTPAGSMIMLAGIFYGAQYGGSTTAILVNVPGETSSVVTCIDGHEMAKQGKAGTALAIAAIASFFAGTVATVIIAVLSVPLSVLALKFTAVEYFSLLVLGLIAAVVLAHGSVAKSLAMVLLGLLLGLIGIDVSSGAARMTFGVAELSDGIDFVPVAMGLFGLGEIIANLERPAERRVVSQSIRDLIPSRADLRAAFPAMVRGTLLGSVLGVLPGGGAALPPFSSYALEKKLAKDPSRFGKGAIEGVAGPEAANNAGAQTSFIPLLTLGIPANALMALMIGALMMQGIQPGPQIMTEQPKLVWGVIASMWVGNLMLLVINLPLIGLWVSMLKIPYRLLFPAIVLFCCIGTYGIANSLFNVWLMLACAGIGYFFIKVGVEPAPLLLGLVLGPQLEENFRRAMLLSEGDFSVFLSRPISAVLLTVVAVLLLALLSPTILRTRKEALAE is encoded by the coding sequence ATGGAACTCTTCGACAATCTGCTGATGGGGCTCCAGACGGCGCTCGAGCTCAACAATCTCGGCCTGTGCCTGATCGGGGTGGTGATCGGAACGGCGATCGGCGTGCTGCCTGGCATCGGGCCGATCCCGACGATCGCGTTGCTGCTGCCCTTCACATTCGGGCTGACCCCGGCCGGCTCCATGATCATGCTGGCCGGCATCTTCTACGGCGCGCAATATGGCGGCTCGACCACCGCCATCCTCGTCAATGTGCCGGGCGAAACCTCCTCCGTGGTGACCTGCATCGATGGCCACGAGATGGCCAAGCAGGGCAAGGCCGGAACGGCGCTCGCGATCGCCGCGATCGCCTCTTTCTTCGCCGGCACGGTGGCGACCGTCATCATCGCGGTGCTGAGCGTTCCGCTCTCGGTGCTGGCGCTGAAATTCACCGCGGTCGAGTATTTCAGCCTGCTCGTGCTCGGGCTGATCGCCGCCGTCGTGCTGGCGCATGGCTCGGTCGCAAAGTCGCTGGCGATGGTGCTGCTCGGCCTCCTGCTCGGCCTCATCGGCATCGATGTCTCGTCGGGCGCTGCGCGCATGACCTTCGGCGTCGCCGAATTGTCTGATGGAATCGATTTCGTGCCCGTGGCGATGGGGCTGTTCGGCCTCGGCGAGATCATCGCCAATCTGGAACGGCCGGCGGAGCGGCGCGTCGTCAGCCAGTCGATCCGCGATCTGATCCCGAGCCGGGCCGATCTGCGGGCTGCTTTTCCGGCGATGGTTCGCGGCACGCTGCTGGGCTCGGTGCTGGGCGTATTGCCGGGCGGTGGCGCGGCGTTGCCGCCCTTCTCCTCCTATGCGCTGGAGAAGAAGCTCGCCAAGGATCCCTCCCGCTTCGGCAAGGGCGCCATCGAGGGCGTCGCCGGGCCCGAGGCCGCCAACAACGCCGGCGCGCAGACGAGCTTCATCCCTTTGCTGACGCTCGGCATTCCCGCCAATGCGCTGATGGCGCTGATGATCGGCGCCCTGATGATGCAAGGTATCCAGCCCGGCCCGCAGATCATGACCGAACAGCCCAAACTGGTCTGGGGCGTCATCGCCTCGATGTGGGTCGGCAATCTGATGCTGCTGGTGATCAACCTGCCGCTGATCGGCCTCTGGGTCTCGATGCTGAAGATCCCCTATCGCCTGCTGTTCCCGGCGATCGTGCTGTTCTGCTGCATCGGCACCTATGGCATCGCCAACAGCCTGTTCAATGTCTGGCTGATGCTGGCATGCGCCGGTATCGGATACTTCTTCATCAAGGTCGGGGTCGAGCCCGCACCGCTGCTGCTGGGCCTGGTGCTGGGCCCGCAGCTCGAGGAGAATTTCCGCCGCGCCATGCTGTTGTCGGAGGGGGATTTCTCGGTGTTCCTGTCGCGGCCGATCAGCGCCGTACTGCTCACCGTCGTCGCCGTCCTGCTGCTGGCGCTGTTGTCGCCTACGATCCTGCGGACGCGCAAGGAAGCGCTCGCCGAATGA
- a CDS encoding sensor histidine kinase NtrY-like, with translation MPPASLDVRPRLLHRSCRRTVSASISDVRIMPRGEDPPRRVSGWLGAIVVVFALVSALVTFLVLSGVTPIAPVHEVVVGVFILNALLILLLLVIVAFETAVLIRARRAGAAAAGLHVRIVGLFSIIATLPAILVAVIATVTIERGLEPWFSDRMRDAIFKSVEVADAYAAGQCKSLGREIRIFADDLARAKPAFDVDRKWFENFLTARATALGVPVAAIMSPPDKVLVRANIDILRDAPKPDQAAFDDAQSAPEPICVVPETNRIFGALVKLPTYDNGFLYIAREVDPLAVEFPAVARGAAVEYLAIDARRKGVQIAFASMYGLIAVILLLSAIWLGLSFANGLVAPIRRMIHATDQVSSGNFYVQVPIRRSEGDLAHLGETFNKMTAELRRQRDGLVTASEVIDRRRRFTETVLSGVSSGVVGLDGDGHITIINRSAEGLLGTGGRVFGEPIAQVAPEIAAFVGDALHGRQRQSAGQVAITRAGRDRMVNVRAVREGEGAGAGLVVTLDDITDLVSAQRTAAWADVARRIAHEIKNPLTPIQLSAERIRRKFGRVIVEDKEIFDQCTATIVRQVEDIRRMVDEFSSFARMPKPSLSRDDIVETVRQIIFLMRVGNPELTISENLPAAPVLAQFDRRLISQALTNVIKNATEAIEAVPMETRGPGQIEVAFARYEDGRIVIDVIDNGKGLPADQRQKLLEPYMTTREGGTGLGLAIVGKILEDHGGGIELLDRPDAAEGRRGARVRLWFPETGPTEDPDNETANGRDVSASDARDKRNGIAV, from the coding sequence ATGCCGCCCGCAAGCTTGGACGTCCGTCCGCGCTTGCTGCACCGGAGTTGTCGAAGAACCGTGTCAGCCTCGATCAGCGATGTCAGAATCATGCCGCGTGGGGAGGATCCGCCACGCCGTGTGTCGGGCTGGCTCGGCGCAATCGTCGTCGTTTTCGCACTTGTCTCGGCGCTCGTCACCTTCCTGGTGCTGTCAGGCGTCACGCCGATCGCCCCGGTCCATGAGGTGGTCGTCGGCGTCTTCATCCTCAACGCCCTGCTGATCCTGCTGCTGCTTGTCATCGTCGCTTTCGAGACGGCGGTACTGATCCGGGCGCGGCGAGCCGGCGCCGCTGCGGCCGGCCTTCATGTCAGAATCGTCGGTCTTTTCAGCATCATCGCGACATTGCCTGCGATTCTGGTCGCGGTGATCGCGACCGTGACCATCGAGCGCGGGCTGGAGCCCTGGTTCTCCGACCGGATGCGCGACGCGATCTTCAAATCGGTCGAGGTCGCCGATGCCTATGCCGCGGGACAGTGCAAGTCGCTCGGGCGCGAGATCCGGATCTTCGCTGACGATCTGGCACGCGCGAAGCCTGCCTTCGATGTCGACCGCAAATGGTTCGAGAACTTCCTGACGGCGCGCGCGACAGCTCTCGGCGTGCCGGTGGCGGCGATCATGAGCCCGCCCGACAAGGTGCTGGTGCGGGCGAATATCGATATTCTGCGCGATGCACCCAAGCCGGACCAGGCTGCGTTCGACGATGCGCAATCAGCCCCGGAGCCGATCTGCGTCGTGCCCGAGACCAACCGGATCTTTGGCGCGCTCGTCAAACTGCCGACCTACGACAACGGGTTTCTCTACATCGCTCGCGAGGTTGATCCGCTTGCGGTCGAGTTTCCCGCCGTCGCGCGCGGAGCGGCGGTCGAATATCTCGCCATCGACGCCCGGCGAAAGGGCGTGCAGATCGCCTTCGCCTCGATGTACGGGCTGATCGCGGTGATCCTGCTGCTCTCGGCGATCTGGCTCGGTCTCAGCTTCGCCAACGGCCTCGTCGCACCGATCCGGCGGATGATCCATGCGACCGACCAGGTCTCCAGCGGCAATTTCTACGTCCAGGTGCCGATCCGACGATCGGAGGGGGATCTTGCCCATCTCGGCGAGACCTTCAACAAGATGACGGCGGAGTTGCGCCGGCAGCGCGATGGCTTGGTGACCGCAAGCGAAGTGATCGACCGACGACGGCGCTTCACCGAGACGGTTCTGTCGGGCGTCTCTTCGGGCGTCGTTGGTCTCGATGGCGACGGCCATATCACCATCATCAATCGCTCCGCCGAGGGGCTGCTCGGCACTGGCGGGCGGGTCTTTGGCGAGCCGATCGCACAGGTCGCCCCCGAGATCGCCGCCTTCGTCGGCGATGCGCTGCATGGCCGTCAGCGGCAGAGCGCCGGCCAGGTCGCGATCACCCGAGCCGGGCGCGACCGCATGGTCAATGTCCGCGCCGTTCGCGAAGGCGAGGGGGCGGGCGCCGGGCTCGTGGTGACGCTCGACGACATCACCGATCTGGTCTCGGCGCAGCGCACGGCCGCCTGGGCCGATGTCGCGCGCCGTATCGCCCATGAAATCAAGAACCCGCTGACGCCGATCCAGCTCTCGGCCGAGCGCATCCGTCGCAAGTTCGGTCGCGTCATCGTCGAGGACAAGGAGATCTTCGACCAGTGTACCGCCACCATCGTCCGCCAGGTCGAGGATATCCGGCGCATGGTCGATGAATTCTCCTCTTTCGCCCGCATGCCCAAGCCGTCGCTGTCTCGCGACGACATCGTCGAGACGGTGCGCCAGATCATCTTCCTGATGCGGGTCGGCAACCCAGAGCTGACGATCTCGGAGAACTTGCCGGCGGCGCCGGTGTTAGCCCAGTTCGACCGCCGATTGATCTCGCAGGCACTGACCAATGTGATCAAGAACGCGACGGAGGCGATCGAGGCGGTGCCGATGGAGACGCGTGGACCCGGCCAGATCGAGGTCGCGTTCGCGCGCTATGAGGATGGTCGGATCGTCATCGACGTGATCGACAACGGCAAAGGCCTGCCCGCCGACCAGCGCCAGAAGCTGCTGGAGCCCTATATGACGACGCGCGAGGGCGGCACCGGTCTGGGACTGGCGATCGTCGGCAAGATTCTCGAGGACCATGGCGGCGGGATCGAGCTTCTAGACCGACCCGACGCCGCGGAGGGGCGGCGCGGGGCGCGGGTCCGGCTCTGGTTCCCCGAAACCGGCCCCACTGAGGATCCGGACAACGAGACTGCGAATGGCCGCGACGTGAGCGCGTCTGACGCCCGAGACAAGCGAAATGGAATTGCCGTATGA
- the hfq gene encoding RNA chaperone Hfq: MAAERAQNLQDTFLNHVRKQKIPLTIFLVNGVKLQGVVTWFDNFCVLLRRDGHSQLVYKHAISTIMPGHPVQLFEPEEVDKA, from the coding sequence ATGGCCGCAGAGCGGGCACAAAACCTTCAGGACACTTTCCTCAATCACGTTCGCAAGCAGAAGATTCCTCTGACGATCTTCCTCGTCAACGGCGTGAAGCTGCAGGGCGTCGTCACCTGGTTCGACAATTTCTGCGTGCTGCTGCGGCGCGACGGACATTCGCAGCTCGTTTACAAGCATGCGATCTCGACGATCATGCCGGGCCACCCCGTGCAGCTGTTCGAGCCCGAGGAAGTGGACAAGGCCTGA
- the arfB gene encoding alternative ribosome rescue aminoacyl-tRNA hydrolase ArfB, protein MIQVTPSIAIDESELEESFVRASGPGGQHVNKVSSAVQLKFDIRRSPSLPNDVAVRLMKLAGSRLTQDGVIVIVAQAQRSQKRNREEARERLLELIRAAAVRPQTRRPTKPTKASKERRLVSKDKRASIKAGRSKPGAD, encoded by the coding sequence ATGATTCAAGTGACCCCGTCCATCGCGATCGACGAGAGCGAGCTCGAGGAAAGCTTCGTGCGCGCCTCTGGCCCAGGCGGCCAGCACGTCAACAAGGTGTCGAGCGCAGTCCAGCTCAAATTCGACATCCGGCGCTCGCCCTCACTGCCCAACGACGTCGCGGTGCGCCTGATGAAGCTCGCCGGCAGCCGGCTGACGCAGGATGGCGTCATCGTCATCGTGGCGCAGGCGCAGCGCAGCCAGAAGCGCAACCGCGAGGAGGCGCGGGAACGCCTGCTTGAGCTGATCCGGGCGGCGGCGGTCCGCCCGCAGACGCGCCGGCCGACGAAACCGACAAAGGCCTCTAAGGAGAGGCGGCTGGTCTCCAAGGACAAGCGCGCCTCGATCAAGGCCGGCCGCTCCAAGCCGGGGGCGGATTAG
- a CDS encoding sigma-54-dependent transcriptional regulator, whose translation MSADILVVDDEVDIRELVAGLLEDEGYRTRKAGSADEALAAIAARRPNLVFLDIWLQGSRLDGLQVLELIKESHPDLAVVMISGHGNIETAVSAIKSGAYDFIEKPFKADRLVLVAERALEASRLRREVRELKKGSVQASRIVGRSTVVNQLRQTIERVAPTNARVLISGEPGCGKELTARTLHEASSRSSAPFIVINAATITPDTMEEELFGVEGGEGRTRRVGALEEAHGGSLYIDEIGDMPRETQNRILRVLVDQNFQRVGGATRVHVDVRIISSTSRDLAQLISEGLFREDLYHRLSVVPVKVPALSERREDVPELIEFFMDQISVATGLPKRRIGSDAMAVLQSHEWPGNVRELRNNVERLMILTKGDPTADVTVEMLPAEVGAMVPTTPSGSGGERLMSLPLRDAREIFEREYLIAQIARFSGNISRTAEFIGMERSALHRKLKSLGVG comes from the coding sequence ATGAGCGCCGATATTCTGGTCGTTGATGACGAAGTCGATATTCGCGAGCTGGTGGCCGGCCTGCTGGAGGATGAGGGCTACCGCACGCGCAAGGCGGGCTCCGCCGATGAGGCGCTGGCGGCGATCGCTGCGCGCCGGCCCAACCTCGTCTTCCTCGACATCTGGCTGCAGGGCAGCCGGCTCGACGGTCTGCAGGTGCTCGAACTGATCAAGGAGAGCCATCCCGACCTCGCGGTGGTGATGATCTCGGGCCATGGCAACATCGAGACGGCCGTCTCTGCGATCAAGAGTGGCGCCTATGACTTCATCGAGAAGCCGTTCAAGGCGGACCGCCTCGTGCTCGTGGCCGAGCGGGCGCTGGAGGCTTCACGCCTCAGGCGCGAGGTCCGCGAGCTGAAGAAGGGCTCGGTGCAGGCCAGCCGCATCGTCGGCCGCTCGACTGTGGTCAATCAGTTGCGCCAGACGATCGAACGCGTCGCACCCACCAATGCCCGCGTGCTGATCAGCGGCGAGCCGGGCTGCGGCAAGGAATTGACGGCCCGCACGCTGCACGAGGCGTCGAGCCGCTCCTCGGCGCCCTTCATCGTCATCAATGCGGCGACGATCACGCCCGACACGATGGAAGAGGAGCTGTTCGGCGTCGAGGGCGGAGAGGGCCGGACGCGCCGCGTCGGCGCGCTCGAGGAAGCCCATGGCGGCTCGCTCTATATCGACGAGATCGGCGATATGCCGCGCGAGACGCAAAACCGCATCCTGCGCGTGCTGGTCGATCAGAATTTCCAGCGTGTCGGCGGCGCAACGCGCGTGCATGTCGATGTGCGGATCATTTCCTCGACCAGCCGCGACCTGGCGCAGCTGATCAGCGAAGGGCTGTTCCGCGAGGACCTCTATCACCGCCTCAGCGTCGTGCCGGTCAAGGTGCCGGCGCTGTCGGAGCGGCGCGAGGACGTACCGGAATTGATCGAGTTCTTCATGGACCAGATCTCGGTCGCGACCGGGCTGCCGAAGCGGCGCATCGGCTCGGACGCGATGGCCGTGCTGCAGTCGCATGAATGGCCCGGCAATGTCCGCGAGCTGCGCAACAATGTCGAGCGACTGATGATCCTGACCAAGGGCGATCCGACGGCGGATGTCACGGTCGAGATGCTGCCGGCCGAGGTCGGCGCCATGGTGCCGACGACGCCGTCCGGCTCGGGCGGCGAACGGCTGATGAGCCTGCCGCTGCGCGACGCGCGTGAGATCTTCGAGCGCGAATATCTCATCGCCCAGATCGCCCGCTTTTCCGGCAATATCTCGCGAACCGCCGAGTTCATCGGGATGGAGCGCTCGGCCTTGCATCGCAAGCTGAAGTCGCTCGGGGTCGGTTGA
- the mazG gene encoding nucleoside triphosphate pyrophosphohydrolase, with translation MKPSRDIARLIEIMAALRTSGTGCPWDLEQDFASIAPYTVEEAYEVADAIARGDRLDLKDELGDLLLQVVYHAQMAEEEGAFAFPDVVEAVTTKMIRRHPHVFGDARDLSPAEVKALWHSIKAQEKAEKAAVRQAAGLPEQGEDKGVLAGVTQSLPALSRAWKLQAKASTVGFDWNDARLVLDKVREETAEIEEALTLGDKAAIREEIGDLLFVVANLARHVDADPEGCLHAANAKFERRFKGIEAALEAQGRSAKDATLDEMEALWQAVKRAERRASSAADS, from the coding sequence TTGAAGCCTTCTCGCGACATCGCCCGCCTGATCGAGATCATGGCGGCGCTCCGCACGTCCGGCACGGGCTGCCCCTGGGATCTGGAGCAGGACTTCGCCTCGATCGCGCCCTATACGGTCGAGGAGGCCTATGAGGTCGCCGACGCGATCGCTCGCGGCGACAGGCTCGACCTCAAGGACGAGCTCGGCGATCTGCTGCTGCAGGTGGTCTACCACGCGCAGATGGCGGAGGAGGAAGGCGCTTTCGCCTTTCCCGACGTGGTCGAGGCCGTCACCACCAAGATGATCCGCCGCCACCCGCATGTCTTCGGCGATGCGCGCGATCTGTCTCCCGCCGAGGTCAAGGCGCTCTGGCACAGCATCAAGGCGCAGGAGAAGGCCGAGAAGGCAGCCGTGCGGCAAGCGGCGGGGCTACCCGAGCAGGGCGAGGACAAGGGCGTGCTGGCCGGCGTCACCCAGAGCCTGCCCGCGCTCAGCCGCGCCTGGAAACTCCAGGCCAAAGCCTCGACCGTCGGTTTCGATTGGAACGACGCCAGGCTCGTGCTCGACAAGGTTCGGGAAGAGACCGCCGAGATCGAGGAGGCGCTTACGCTGGGCGACAAGGCGGCGATCCGCGAGGAAATCGGCGATCTGCTCTTCGTCGTCGCCAATCTCGCCCGCCATGTCGATGCCGACCCGGAAGGCTGCCTCCATGCCGCCAACGCCAAGTTCGAGCGCCGCTTCAAGGGCATCGAGGCCGCGCTGGAGGCTCAGGGGCGCTCGGCGAAGGACGCTACGCTCGACGAGATGGAAGCGCTTTGGCAAGCAGTCAAGCGAGCCGAACGTAGAGCCTCCTCGGCAGCAGACAGCTAG
- a CDS encoding Bug family tripartite tricarboxylate transporter substrate binding protein, with amino-acid sequence MFISRRILLLLTAAGLATTATAPTVAQTWPTKSITFIVPFPAGGGTDTFARPIAAQLEQQLGQRIIIDNRGGAGGTVGASAASKAAPDGYTFFVGAAHHAIAPALYPRLDYNIEKDFIPVAVIAQPPQVIVVNPKKVEAKTLAELIAFAKANPDKLNYASAGNGTTHHLAGELFKLLAKAPLTHVPYRGAGPAMQDLVAGQVDVMFDGLGSSAAQISGGTLRALAVAAPTRSEVIATVPTAKEAGLDGYEVATWYALWATKGTPPEIVARMRSEVAKALKAQLIVDVWQKNGSPIPDIAGDEFGKFVKAEVARWGAVVKDANVKLE; translated from the coding sequence ATGTTCATCTCACGCCGAATCCTGCTGCTGCTCACCGCGGCCGGGCTCGCAACGACAGCGACGGCTCCAACCGTCGCGCAGACCTGGCCGACGAAATCGATCACCTTCATCGTGCCTTTCCCCGCCGGCGGCGGCACGGATACCTTCGCCCGGCCGATCGCGGCGCAGCTGGAGCAGCAGCTCGGTCAGCGCATCATCATCGACAACCGCGGCGGCGCAGGCGGCACGGTCGGCGCCTCGGCTGCCTCGAAAGCCGCGCCCGATGGCTACACCTTCTTCGTTGGCGCCGCCCATCACGCTATCGCGCCGGCGCTCTATCCGAGGCTCGACTATAACATCGAGAAGGATTTCATCCCTGTCGCCGTGATCGCGCAACCGCCGCAGGTCATCGTCGTCAATCCCAAGAAGGTCGAGGCCAAGACTCTTGCCGAGCTGATCGCCTTCGCCAAGGCCAACCCCGACAAGCTGAACTATGCGTCGGCCGGCAACGGCACGACGCATCACCTCGCCGGCGAGCTGTTCAAGCTGCTGGCGAAGGCGCCACTCACCCATGTGCCTTATCGCGGTGCCGGCCCAGCCATGCAGGATCTCGTCGCCGGTCAGGTCGATGTGATGTTCGACGGGCTCGGCTCCTCCGCGGCACAGATTTCAGGCGGCACGCTGCGTGCGCTGGCTGTTGCTGCTCCGACGCGCTCCGAGGTGATCGCTACAGTCCCGACAGCCAAGGAAGCCGGGCTCGACGGCTACGAGGTTGCGACCTGGTACGCGCTCTGGGCGACCAAAGGCACGCCGCCGGAGATCGTCGCGCGCATGCGCAGCGAAGTCGCCAAGGCGTTGAAGGCCCAGCTGATCGTCGATGTCTGGCAGAAGAACGGATCGCCTATCCCGGACATTGCTGGCGACGAATTCGGCAAATTCGTGAAGGCGGAGGTCGCGCGCTGGGGTGCCGTCGTGAAGGACGCCAACGTCAAGCTCGAGTGA
- a CDS encoding class I SAM-dependent methyltransferase produces the protein MSRLDSFIRRLEAQRRVLDWAAAAITGRDGLVLELGLGNGRTYDHLREILPERVIYAFDREARANPRSLPPPEALVLGDMAQTLPVFAATHGRCAVLLHVDATTGVPERDAVALAWLPGHVAALAADDALIISGSELIDEALLVTPLPEGVPLGRYFAYRRRAKA, from the coding sequence ATGAGCCGCCTCGACAGTTTCATCCGCCGTCTTGAGGCCCAGCGCCGGGTTCTGGACTGGGCTGCCGCCGCCATCACGGGTCGTGACGGGCTCGTGCTCGAGCTCGGCCTCGGCAATGGCCGGACTTACGACCATTTGCGCGAGATTCTGCCGGAACGCGTGATCTACGCCTTCGATCGTGAGGCCAGGGCCAATCCGCGTTCGCTGCCGCCGCCCGAGGCGCTGGTGCTGGGCGATATGGCGCAGACGCTGCCGGTTTTCGCCGCCACGCATGGTCGCTGCGCGGTTCTGCTCCATGTCGACGCTACGACCGGTGTGCCCGAGCGCGACGCCGTGGCATTGGCCTGGCTGCCAGGGCACGTCGCGGCGCTCGCCGCGGACGACGCGCTCATCATCAGCGGATCGGAATTGATCGACGAGGCGCTGCTGGTGACACCTTTGCCCGAGGGCGTGCCGCTCGGACGCTACTTCGCCTATCGGCGCAGGGCGAAGGCCTGA